The Dehalococcoidales bacterium genome segment TAGCGTTGGAGGAGCCGGAACCTGCCCCCGCCTGGCTGGGCGTGAACCGCTACCTGGGGGACATCAAGGTGGTCGTAATCGAGGTAAAGAACTACCTCAAAGAATACTGGCGGTCTCTCCGCTGAGAGCACACTCTATCTTCCAGGCGAAACCGGAACTGCGCAGGCAAACACCAGCACATCTGCATCGGCGCAATCTTTCCTGCGGACAGGCGGCTCATTCCACAGCCGGTACCATTATTCAAAGTTGCAATTGACGGACGCTCTGCAGGACACTACTCACCTGGGAGAGTATCTGTTTGCTTGATGCCGGCTTGGCGAGGAAAGCATCAGCCTCATGGCGAAGCTCCTTCATCGCCTCTGGATGGAATGCCCCCGATTTCGCGGTGAAGTAGATTACCTGTGTTCCCGTGCTGCATTCCCGCAGCCGCCGGCATATCTCCCGCCCGTCCATTCCCGGCATTATGACGTCCAGCAGGACTACGTCCGGTTGCTTCTCCTTGACCAGCCCGAGCGCTGTCTCCCCATCAGATGCCGTCCTTACCTCGTAGCCTTCCATCTTGAGGATACGAAGCAGGGCAGTGCACAGTTGGGGCTCATCGTCAACTACCAGGATTTCCGGACTCCCCTTTACCATATCTGCCTTCACCATTTATTTACTCCTCCAGCGGGGCTGCTCTCCGCACACGTCCGGTCTGCCGCTGGCGTGTCCCTTTGCGGGTTCCGGCCAGGGGCAGCTCCACGGTGAAGGTAGCGCCGCCCAAGCTGTTATTTTCCGCGTGTATCAGTCCGTTATGGTCGGTCACAATACTGTAGCAGGTGCTCAACTCGAGGCCCGTACCGTTTGTCATCCGCTTCGTCGTGAAAAACGGGTAGAACATATGGGTCAGGTTCTCCGGAGGAATGCCAGTGCCGTTGTCGGAGACTGACACCCTGGCCCATTCGCCCTCTTTACAGGTGGAGACCATGATGTTTCCGCCGTCTGCCTCACTAAGGGATTCCTCGGCATTCAGCATCAGGTTCATGAAGAGTTGCATCAGCTGGGATGCATCGCCTCTCACATGGAGGGGGCCGTCCTGGAAGATGGTGGTTGCAGTGATGTTCCTTATCCTTTCCGTATACCGGCGCATGTCCAGCATCTTGCGGAGGATTCTGTTCAGGTCCAGGCGACGCATGGTGGATTTCTCCCGGCGGCTGTAGGTGAGCAGGTCGGTCATTACCTTGGTGGCTCGCTTCGCTTCCTCGTGTATCACCTTCAGGTCCCGTTTGATTTCAGGTGGGGAATCCGCCGCCATCATCAATTCGGAATAGAGTAGAATACTGCCCAGGGGGTTATTCACTTCATGGGCAATGCCGGCGGTCATCTCACCCAGTGAGGCCAGCAATTGTGAGTGCTGTAGCAGCTCCCGTGTCTTCCGTAGTGCGGTGACATCCTCCCCGGAAATCAGGGCCTCGGTTACCCGTTCCACCGGGTCTTTGATTTGCGTATCGTGGCATTCGAGCATCTTCATATCACCGTTCCTGATAATCAGCTCAGGAACTACCTCTCCTTCCGTAACGTGTATTCTCCCGCATCCAATAGCTAATTCTCGCACGACTGTTTTTCCTGTGTAAGACGCCAGAGACCAAATCTTGTTATACCGGTAGCCCTGCATGGTTGACCGAAAGGTTCACTGCGGAGAAAGGCTGCTTCCGGCGCAGAAAGGAGGATATCCGG includes the following:
- a CDS encoding ATP-binding protein: MRELAIGCGRIHVTEGEVVPELIIRNGDMKMLECHDTQIKDPVERVTEALISGEDVTALRKTRELLQHSQLLASLGEMTAGIAHEVNNPLGSILLYSELMMAADSPPEIKRDLKVIHEEAKRATKVMTDLLTYSRREKSTMRRLDLNRILRKMLDMRRYTERIRNITATTIFQDGPLHVRGDASQLMQLFMNLMLNAEESLSEADGGNIMVSTCKEGEWARVSVSDNGTGIPPENLTHMFYPFFTTKRMTNGTGLELSTCYSIVTDHNGLIHAENNSLGGATFTVELPLAGTRKGTRQRQTGRVRRAAPLEE
- a CDS encoding response regulator; the protein is MVKADMVKGSPEILVVDDEPQLCTALLRILKMEGYEVRTASDGETALGLVKEKQPDVVLLDVIMPGMDGREICRRLRECSTGTQVIYFTAKSGAFHPEAMKELRHEADAFLAKPASSKQILSQVSSVLQSVRQLQL